The sequence below is a genomic window from Candidatus Goldiibacteriota bacterium.
GGCCCCCTTGACGAACTGTTAAAGATGATACCCGGCGCCGCTAACATGGGGCTTGATAACGTGAAAATAGACGAAAAAGAATTAAAACACACAGAAGCCATAATACTGTCCATGACCCCCAAAGAACGCAGAAGGCCGGAAATTCTTGATGACAGCAGAAAAAAAAGAGTGGCAAAAGGTTGCGGCCTGCCGATAGAACGAGTGAATAAATTATTAAAACAGTTCAACATGTCAAAAAAGATGATGAAGAAAATGGGCAAAAAAACCCGTCACGGCAAACCGAATTTCGGTCAGATGCCCGGTAATTTCAGGGGATTTTAATAGATACTGACAGATGCTTTGATGCTTGGAAGGTTAGATGCTTAAATTCAGTCTTAAAACAAAACACACACCTTAAAAGACGCAGCTACCAAATCCAAACCAAAAAAGAGACGCAATATATTGCGTCTCTACATTATAAGACATAAAACCAACTGCCGCGCTCTAAAAGGGCGCGCCTATCCCAGCTGCTTTCGCTCGTAAACTCGCTTCATTGCTGGGATCTACGCTCGCAGGCTCGCTTCGACCAGATCTAAACCAAACATCCAAGCTTCCAAGCTTCCAAGCTTCCAAGCATCTAAGCCTCCAAGCATCCAATCCCTACCCCTTTACCGCCCCCAGCAATGTCTTAGTATATTCACAGCGCGGGTTTGAATACACTTCATCCACTTCGCCGTATTCCACAATCTCTCCCCTGTTCATGACAGCCACCGTGTCGGCAAGGCTTTTTACTATCCTTAAATCGTGGGTGATGAATATAATTGATATGCCGTTTTTTTCATTCAAATCAGAGAACAGTTTAAGTATCTGCGCCTGAACAGAGACGTCAAGCGAGGATACCGGCTCGTCCGCTATTAACAGTTCCGGATTTACAGATAACGCCCTTGCTATACCCACTCTTTGCCTCTGCCCGCCTGACAGTTCATGCGGGTATTTTTCCATCACATCAGCGCCAAGCCCCACTGACTGCAGCATCAGCTGTATTTTTTCACTTAGATTATCTTTCTTTACCCCAAAGTGTATTGATATTGGTTCAGCCAATACATTACCAATTGTCATCCTTGGATTTAAGGAGTAATACGTATCCTGAAATACGTACTGAACCTTTCTTCTTTCAAGCGGATTTTTAAAATCAGGTATTTCCCCGTCCAGAAATACAGCGCCGGAATCCTGCGTTTCCAGCCCCGCTATAATTCTGGCAAGGGTGGTTTTACCCGAACCGCTTTCACCTACCAGCGCAAGTATTTTGCCCTTTTCAATTTCCACAGACGCGTCAACAAGCGCGTTTACCCTGTAACGCGCGCCGCCAAAAGCGCCTTCCGCCATAAAATGTTTGCATAACTTTTCCGTACGCAGTATTATATTTTTCATTTTTTACCGCCCGGATAAAAACACCTTACAAAATGTCCCGGCTTTACTTCCTTTAATTCCGGTTTTTCAGTTCTGCACTTATCATCCGCATATGGGCACCTTGGCGAAAAAGCGCAAAAAGCCCTTTCTTCCTGGGGCTTTGGCACTTCCCCCGGAATAACGGTAAACTGCCGTTTTTTGGAATCAAGCGAAGGTATAATTTCAAAAAGCGCGGCAGTATAAGGATGCAGCGCGGACTTTCTATCTTTGACAGCGCCGTCTTCCACTATCTCGCCCGCGTACATAACTATTATCCTGGACGCAAGTTCGTTTGCCAGGTGAAGGTCGTGTGTTATAAGCAGTAATGTCAGATTGTGCTCTTCTTTTAATTTTTTCAGCAGTTCAACTATCTGCGCCTGAACAGTTACATCCAGCGCTGTTGTGGGTTCATCCGCTATCAGAATTTTGGGATTGCAGGAAAGCGCGATTGCTGCCATTACCCTTTGCTGTAAGCCGCCGCTTAACTGATGCGGGTACGAGTTATAAACACGCCGCGCGTCCGTAATGCCGGCGTCGCTTAGAAGTTCCAGTGATTTCTGTTCAAGCGCCGGCGCTGCCATTTTTCCAAAGTGCGCCGTAAGCGTCTCTTCTATCTGCTGTTTTATTGAAAACAGCGGGTTTAAAGACGCCCCCGGTTCCTGAAATATCATACCCGCGGTTTTGCCCCTCATGCTTCTTAACCTTTCTTCATCCGCGTTTAACACATCCATTGCGTCCATAAAAACCGAACCTGTCACCACGGCATTTTCCGGAAGCAGTTTTAACAGCGCGTTTGCAAGCGTGGTCTTTCCGCACCCGGATTCGCCCACAATTGCCGCTGATTCTCCCGCTGAAATATCAAGCGATACTCCGGTAACCGCAGTTATGAAATTTTTCTTAACTTTATATTTTACTGTAAGGCCTGACACATTTATGATTCCCATTACCCCTCCCTGTCCAGTTTGGGATTAAGGTAGTCCCTTAACCCTTCGCCAAGAAGGTTAAATGAAAACACCGCCGCGAAAATTGACAGCCCCGGGTACAAGACAAGCCACCACGCGGTGTCTATATAATCTTTTCCCGATGTCAGGATATTGCCCCAGCTTGGTTCCGGCGGCTGAACGCCAAGCCCTAAAAATGACAGCCCGGATTCCGCAAGAATTGCCCCGGAAATTCCAAACGTGATATATACAAGCACCGGCGAAAAAGCATTCGGCAGGATATGGCGGAACATTATCCTTCTTTTTTTAAACCCAAGCAGTTTTGCGGCTTCCACATAGGGCAGTTTTTTTATGTATAAAACTTCCGCCCTTATAATCCTTGCGATATCAGTCCACGATGTAAGCCCTATTATGATGACAATATTAAATATGGAAGGGCCTAAAAAAACGATAAGCATAAGTATTAAAAATAGCGTGGGCACGGTTAAAAATATATCCACTCCGCGCATTATTATATTGTCAATTACGCCGCCAAAATAACCGGCAATTATGCCAAGCAATACGCCTATAACCGCGGAGATTAAAACCGCCATTATGCCTACGGATACAGAAACCCTTGTGCCGCGCAGCAGCCTTGAAAAAACGTCCCTGCCAAGTTCATCAGTCCCCATTATGTGGGCTTTGGACGGGCTCTGCAGGCGCTGCGAAATGTCCTGCTCTTTGTAATCGCGCGGTGAAATCACAGGCGCAAGTATGGCCATAGCCACTATAAAAACCACAACAATAAGCCCCGCTGTCATCATTTTATTCATTATTTATACCTTATCCTTGGGTCTACTGCCGCGTAAGCAATATCCGCAGCAAGGTTACCTAAAAGCGTAAGCACAGCGCCCATTGTAACCACACCCATTATTACCGGATAGTCAAAACTTAAAGCGGATTCATAAGCCAGCCGCCCCATTCCGGGCCACGCGAAGATGGTTTCAAATATAAAACTTCCGCCTATTAACCCCGGGATGGACATTCCCAAAAGCGTAATTACGGGAAGCAGGCTGTTTTTCAGCGCGCTTCTGTACAGGATTGTTTTTCTGTCAAGCCCTTTGGCGTATGCCGCCCTGATATACTGCTGGGACAGCGCTTCTATCATGCCCGATTTTACAAAACGGGAAATATATGCCAGCCCCCCTATTGAAGTAACAATAAGCGGCAGTATAAGGTGGGATAATAAATCCGCTATTTTCTGCGGCAGCGTCATATAATCAAAATCAATTGATACCATGCCGGATACGGGAAGCAGCCCCGCCTTGACTGAAACAAACAGCATAAGCAGAAGCGCAAGCCAGAAAGTGGGTATAGAGTAACCGATAAAAGTAAAGACCATTATAATTTTGTCCGCCGCCGTGTTTCTTTTTACCGCGGAAATTACCCCCAGTATAATACCGAAAAAAAACACAAGCGCAAGCGACAGCACATTTAAAAGCAGCGTGGCGGGAAGGCGTTCTGCCACCTTGTGCAGCACCGGCCTGTGGTCTATAAAAGATTCCCCAAAATTAAAAGTTACTGTCCTTCCAATCCACTCCACATACTGCACCAGTATGGGTTTATCCAGCCCGTATAAATGGCGCATGCGTTCTATTGAATCCGGCGATGTGCGGATATCCATCTGCATATTAACCGCGGTAAAACCGCCGGGCGTCAGGTGGATAATAAAAAAAGTGATTACCGTAATACCAAACAGCACCGGTATTGCAAGCAACAGCCTTTTAAAGATATAGCGCTTCACTTTTTACCCCGCTTTTTAAAAATAAAAAAGCCCCGGATTTTAGTCCGGGGCTTTGGTGTAATCATTAATAAGTATCTTAAACTTTTAGCCTTTTAATCCGCTTGTTGCTACGCCTTCTATGAAGTACTTCTGCCCGAAGAAGAACACTATAAGTATCGGAAGAAGGACTATCGTTGAAGCCGCCATCATAAGGTGATAGTAGCTTCCGTACATTGTGGTAAATGTCTGAAGCCCAAGCGCAAGGGTGTATTTGCTGGAACTGTTAAGGTAAATTAACGGGTTCATGAAGTCGTTCCAGTTGTAAACAAATCCGAATATCGCGATTGTGACAAGCGCCGGTTTTACAAGCGGCATAAGTATAAGCCAGAATATCTGGAAATAGTTGCAGCCGTCAATTTTTGCAGCGTCATCAAGCTCATAAGGAATTGTCATGAAAAACTGCCTCATGAGGAAGATGTTAAACGCGCCGCCGCCAAAGAACGTGGGGACAATAAGCGGGGCAAAAGTGTCAATCCATCCTATGTATTTAAAAAGGATGAACGTGGGTATCATTGTTACCTGCGCGGGAATCATCATGGTGCTTACCATTATAAGGAAAAGCTGATCCCTGTAAGGAAACTTAAACCTTGAAAAACCGTACGCGACAAAAGCAGAACTTAAAAGGGTTCCTAAAAGCCCGCATACAGTTATGAAGATGGTGTTCAAGAGGTATGTGGTGAAAGTTTCGCTTAAAGCTTTGGGGCTCCACGCTTCCACATAGTTATGCCACTGCGGAGGAATTACAGCCACTTTGTCATCCTTGGTTACCCTGTCGCCTGTCGCGACTTTTACCTTGGAATTCATCGGCGCTTCTATCCTGTCTATAACATTACCTTCTTTATCCGCTATCATTATAATATTGCCGTTTACCTTTGCAACGCCGGACGTGGGCAGTCTGGCAATAATATCGCCTTCCGCCACATAGTCGCCCTTCTGAACATTTAACTGGGCGGCTCCGGACAATGTCATTGTGCTTAATACCTTCGCGCTCTTTTTAAGCCCGGACATAAGATAAATTATGTTGGTGCCGTTAGCGCCCCTTGCTATCTTTACATAGCCTGCCTGCTGGGAACGTACATCGGGGTCAAGTTTCCATGACACATCCGATATAGGAAGCCATTTTGGCGGTGTTGTAAAAATATCAGTGGGATATTTAAGCGACGTTGATACCATCCATACAAGCGGTATAACAAATATCAGCGCGCCCATCCACGCTATAATATAAAGGACCAGGCTTACTGCCATGTCCTGCTTCTTTTTGCTTGCCCAGAAGCTGCTCTTCTGCTCCATATTACATTACCTCCAAAGGTTTAGTGGTATAATTTTTATTTCTTAAGTTCGCCTTCATAATGCACCCATCCGCCGGCAATCTTAAACTGCAGGAAGGTAAATAACATTATGACAAAGAAAAGCGCCCATGCAAGAGCGCAGGCGTATCCCATATGATGATATTTAAACGCGTAATGATAAATGTAAAGAACAAGCACAAGCGTGGAATCAGCCGGACCGCCCTGCCCGCCGGTCATTGTGTAAACCTGCGTGAATATCTGGAACGACCATACTATGCTCATGATTAAGTTAAAGAAAATAACAGGTGTTAACATTGGAATTGTCACATGCCTGAACTTATGCCATATTCCCGCGCCGTCAATTTCCGCGGCTTCATACAACTGCCTGGGTACTCCCTGAAGGCCGGCAAGATAAATAATCATGTTTCCGCCGACACCCCAAAGGCTCATTACCACAAGCGCCGGTTTTGACCAGTTTTCATCCGCAAGCCAAAGAGGCCCTTTTACTCCCAGCATACTTAAACCATAGTTGATAAGGCCGAAATCCGGATTAAAAAGCCACATCCAGATAATGGCCGACGCAACACCGGCAGTAACAGAAGGAAGATAATATATTGTCCTTAACAGCCTTACGCTTTTCCAGTCCTGGTTCATTAACAGGGCTACCATGATGGAGCCCACAATACCAAGCGGAACCGCGAATAAAGTGTAATAGAACGTGTTTCCCAAACTTATCCAGAACTTTTTATCGCCAAACATATGCGAGAAGTTTTCAAACCCCACAAATTGAATCGGCGTTAAAAGGTCCCACTTACAGAAAGCAAGCACTAAAGACGCGATAATTGGGCCGCCAACAAAAAGAATCATACCCAAAATCCAGGGGCCTATAAAAACATACCCCCACAGCGCTTCATGCGAGCCTGATTTATGATGTACCGGAACAGTATTCGTGCTCATCAGTTTCCTCCGCTGGTTATTCTATGTTCACTGTTATTCAAAGTAATTTTCATTAATTTCCGGCACTATTTCCTGGCATATTTCTTTTGCAGTTGCTTTGCCGCTCCAGATCTTATCAAAGTTGGGCGCAATCATGCTTACGTTGATTTCTTCCCAGTCTGATACCAGCGGAGCAAACTTAACATACTTAACGCCTGCAAGGACAATCTTTTTGTTCTTAGGATCCTGTCCGTCAAGGAAAGCCGGTGATTCTGCAATCTTTTTCATGGCAGGCTGTGCAAGCCCTGTCTGTGCAAGCTGTGTCTGTCCTTTTACTCCGGCAAGATATGTTACAAGCTTCCATGCCGCTTCTTTATTTTTTGATTTGTTTGTGATGGCATATCCGGATCCGCCTGTAGAGAAAGCCCTTACTCCGGTAGGCCCTTTAGGAAACATAACAACGTCCCATTTGAAATCCTTTATCTGTCTGAATGACGGGGTCTTCCATATTCCGCTGTAGAACATACCCGCTTTTCCTGATACGAACATGTCTCCCGAACCCATTCCGCCCATTGCGGTCATCTGGGAAGGTGAAGGCATAACTCTGTATTTATGTATCATATCCGCCCTGAACTGAATGGCGTCATAAGCCGCTTTCTTATCAAGTGTGCACTTTGTGGGGTTCTTTACATTGTCAACAAGCGATCCGCCGTTGCTTAATACCCATGATTCCCAGATAGGCCAATCATCCACAAATCCAAACTGAACTACCCTTCCCTGCGCGTCTTTCTTTACAAGCGCTTTTGCTTTGGCAAGAAATTCAGCCCATGTCCAGTTGTCTGTAGGCGGCTTAACTCCCGCTGCTTTAAAAAGGTCTTTGTTGTAATACATAACGCAGATAGGCGCGATATCTCTTGGAAGAACATATAACTTATTTTCCACTGTAAACCTGTCAATTATTTCAGGATAAAAATCGGTTTTTTTGAATGCTGTTTCGTTTGCAAGATACGGCGTAAGGTCTTCTAAAACGCCTTTTTCCGCGAATTTCTTGAAATTGTTTGCCTCTATGAAAAGCACGTCAGGCGCGCTTCC
It includes:
- a CDS encoding ABC transporter ATP-binding protein, whose protein sequence is MKNIILRTEKLCKHFMAEGAFGGARYRVNALVDASVEIEKGKILALVGESGSGKTTLARIIAGLETQDSGAVFLDGEIPDFKNPLERRKVQYVFQDTYYSLNPRMTIGNVLAEPISIHFGVKKDNLSEKIQLMLQSVGLGADVMEKYPHELSGGQRQRVGIARALSVNPELLIADEPVSSLDVSVQAQILKLFSDLNEKNGISIIFITHDLRIVKSLADTVAVMNRGEIVEYGEVDEVYSNPRCEYTKTLLGAVKG
- a CDS encoding ABC transporter ATP-binding protein, giving the protein MGIINVSGLTVKYKVKKNFITAVTGVSLDISAGESAAIVGESGCGKTTLANALLKLLPENAVVTGSVFMDAMDVLNADEERLRSMRGKTAGMIFQEPGASLNPLFSIKQQIEETLTAHFGKMAAPALEQKSLELLSDAGITDARRVYNSYPHQLSGGLQQRVMAAIALSCNPKILIADEPTTALDVTVQAQIVELLKKLKEEHNLTLLLITHDLHLANELASRIIVMYAGEIVEDGAVKDRKSALHPYTAALFEIIPSLDSKKRQFTVIPGEVPKPQEERAFCAFSPRCPYADDKCRTEKPELKEVKPGHFVRCFYPGGKK
- a CDS encoding ABC transporter permease; its protein translation is MNKMMTAGLIVVVFIVAMAILAPVISPRDYKEQDISQRLQSPSKAHIMGTDELGRDVFSRLLRGTRVSVSVGIMAVLISAVIGVLLGIIAGYFGGVIDNIIMRGVDIFLTVPTLFLILMLIVFLGPSIFNIVIIIGLTSWTDIARIIRAEVLYIKKLPYVEAAKLLGFKKRRIMFRHILPNAFSPVLVYITFGISGAILAESGLSFLGLGVQPPEPSWGNILTSGKDYIDTAWWLVLYPGLSIFAAVFSFNLLGEGLRDYLNPKLDREG
- a CDS encoding ABC transporter permease, which translates into the protein MKRYIFKRLLLAIPVLFGITVITFFIIHLTPGGFTAVNMQMDIRTSPDSIERMRHLYGLDKPILVQYVEWIGRTVTFNFGESFIDHRPVLHKVAERLPATLLLNVLSLALVFFFGIILGVISAVKRNTAADKIIMVFTFIGYSIPTFWLALLLMLFVSVKAGLLPVSGMVSIDFDYMTLPQKIADLLSHLILPLIVTSIGGLAYISRFVKSGMIEALSQQYIRAAYAKGLDRKTILYRSALKNSLLPVITLLGMSIPGLIGGSFIFETIFAWPGMGRLAYESALSFDYPVIMGVVTMGAVLTLLGNLAADIAYAAVDPRIRYK
- a CDS encoding ABC transporter permease subunit, with translation MEQKSSFWASKKKQDMAVSLVLYIIAWMGALIFVIPLVWMVSTSLKYPTDIFTTPPKWLPISDVSWKLDPDVRSQQAGYVKIARGANGTNIIYLMSGLKKSAKVLSTMTLSGAAQLNVQKGDYVAEGDIIARLPTSGVAKVNGNIIMIADKEGNVIDRIEAPMNSKVKVATGDRVTKDDKVAVIPPQWHNYVEAWSPKALSETFTTYLLNTIFITVCGLLGTLLSSAFVAYGFSRFKFPYRDQLFLIMVSTMMIPAQVTMIPTFILFKYIGWIDTFAPLIVPTFFGGGAFNIFLMRQFFMTIPYELDDAAKIDGCNYFQIFWLILMPLVKPALVTIAIFGFVYNWNDFMNPLIYLNSSSKYTLALGLQTFTTMYGSYYHLMMAASTIVLLPILIVFFFGQKYFIEGVATSGLKG
- a CDS encoding sugar ABC transporter permease translates to MSTNTVPVHHKSGSHEALWGYVFIGPWILGMILFVGGPIIASLVLAFCKWDLLTPIQFVGFENFSHMFGDKKFWISLGNTFYYTLFAVPLGIVGSIMVALLMNQDWKSVRLLRTIYYLPSVTAGVASAIIWMWLFNPDFGLINYGLSMLGVKGPLWLADENWSKPALVVMSLWGVGGNMIIYLAGLQGVPRQLYEAAEIDGAGIWHKFRHVTIPMLTPVIFFNLIMSIVWSFQIFTQVYTMTGGQGGPADSTLVLVLYIYHYAFKYHHMGYACALAWALFFVIMLFTFLQFKIAGGWVHYEGELKK
- a CDS encoding sugar ABC transporter substrate-binding protein; translation: MKKKLFVVFSLVVLASLFVFTACNKPLGGTNKIRFMYWGDVTEIEIINQAIAEFEKATGVKVSAERAPSGPPYMEKVLTQFAGGSAPDVLFIEANNFKKFAEKGVLEDLTPYLANETAFKKTDFYPEIIDRFTVENKLYVLPRDIAPICVMYYNKDLFKAAGVKPPTDNWTWAEFLAKAKALVKKDAQGRVVQFGFVDDWPIWESWVLSNGGSLVDNVKNPTKCTLDKKAAYDAIQFRADMIHKYRVMPSPSQMTAMGGMGSGDMFVSGKAGMFYSGIWKTPSFRQIKDFKWDVVMFPKGPTGVRAFSTGGSGYAITNKSKNKEAAWKLVTYLAGVKGQTQLAQTGLAQPAMKKIAESPAFLDGQDPKNKKIVLAGVKYVKFAPLVSDWEEINVSMIAPNFDKIWSGKATAKEICQEIVPEINENYFE